A single window of Falco rusticolus isolate bFalRus1 chromosome 16, bFalRus1.pri, whole genome shotgun sequence DNA harbors:
- the FEZ1 gene encoding fasciculation and elongation protein zeta-1, which translates to MEAPLVSLEEEFEEGPGDDGGTPQRAADPALAELESFSAEMMSFKSMEDLVQEFDEKLTVCFRNYDAATEGLAPVRGRLQAQEEEERLQDEEVWDALTDGFAPRGSPRPWLLPEAEAPDSTDPQFCEKEEEEELTERSEQDSGINEEPLLTAEQVIEELEELMQSSPDPEADPEVGEEEEEEEEEEEPEADAEGEGGGGGTEPILLRELRAFSPAFNNNCSHEGLGRLSARELAAAAGRAEAASRALSAELVAQLARRDELAFEKEVKTAFIGALLAVQGEQREQREAARRRRRDRGLSLQGGRPERGNHMPRKRFSMEGISSILHSGLRQTFSPAANEKQYLNTVIPYEKKGSPPSVEDLQMLTNILFAMKEGNEKVPTLLTDYILKVLCPT; encoded by the exons ATGGAGGCACCCCTGGTAAGCCTGGAGGAGGAGTTCGAGGAGGGGCCCGGGGATGATGGGGGGACCCCGCAACGCGCTGCGGACCCGGCGCTGGCCGAGCTGGAGAGCTTCTCGGCCGAGATGATGAGTTTCAAGTCGATGGAGGACCTGGTGCAGGAATTCGACGAGAAGCTCACCGTCTGCTTCCGCAACTACGACGCTGCCACCGAGGGTCTGGCCCCTGTGCGGGGCCGTCTCCAGGcgcaggaggaggaggagcgcCTCCAGGATGAGGA GGTCTGGGATGCTCTCACCGATGGCTTCgccccccggggctccccccggccctggctgctccctgaGGCTGAGGCCCCCGACAGCACCGACCCCCAG TTCTGcgagaaggaggaggaggaggagctcACTGAGAGGAGTGAGCAAGACTCGGGCATCAACGAGGAGCCGCTGCTGACAGCTGAGCAG GTCATcgaggagctggaggagctgatGCAGAGTTCGCCTGACCCCGAGGCCGACCCTgaggtgggggaggaggaggaggaggaggaggaggaggaggaacccGAGGCCGATGCTGAAGgcgaaggggggggggggggcacggagCCCATCCTTCTGCGTGAGCTGCGTGCTTTCTCCCCTGCCTTCAACAACAACTGCTCCCACGAAG ggctggggcggCTGTCGGCGCGGGAGctggcagcggcggcggggcgtGCGGAGGCGGCGAGCCGGGCGCTCTCGGCGGAGCTGGTGGCCCAGTTGGCACGGCGGGACGAGCTGGCCTTCGAGAAGGAGGTGAAGACGGCGTTCATCGGGGCGCTGCTGGCGGTGCAGGGCGAGCAGCGGGAGCAGCGGGAGGCTGCCCGGCGCCGCCGTCGTGACAGGGGGCTGAGCCTGCAAGGGGGGCGCCCCGAGCGTGGGAACCACATGCCCCGGAAG CGCTTTAGCATGGAGGGCATCTCCAGCATCCTGCACTCCGGCCTGCGGCAGACCTTCAGCCCCGCCGCCAATGAGAAGCAG taTCTGAACACGGTGATTCCCTATGAGAAGAAGGGGTCACCCCCCTCCGTTGAGGACCTGCAGATGCTCACCAACA TCCTGTTCGCCATGAAGGAGGGAAACGAGAAGGTGCCCACACTGCTCACAGACTACATCCTCAAAG